The following nucleotide sequence is from Pochonia chlamydosporia 170 chromosome 4, whole genome shotgun sequence.
CCCCCACTCCCTCAACACGGACGAGAACAGCACCATCTGCGCCATTACAGCTGATCCCCAGCGAGCATACAAGAACATCATCGGCTCTGACGAGTTCCCCGCCGAGCTGAGCAAGCGCATCACTCGTGTcattgactttggcaagctgaagGCCAAGTATGGCCAGTACGACGCTCAGCGCAAACTCTTCTCCGAGCacgacatcttcctcgccgacgACAGAATCATCAACCGTCTGCCCAAGGTCCTCGGAAAGACGTTCTACAAGACCACTGCCAAGAGGCCCATCCCGGTTGTCTTCTCAGCCAAGCGCCCCAAGGTCGACGGCAAGCGAGCCAAGCGAGACAAGACCAACCAGGATGACGTGAATGCCGGCACGGCCGCCGAAATCGCCAAGGAGATCGAAAAGGCCCTCAGCTCCGCCCTCGTCAGCTTGTCGCCCACGACCAACACCGCCGTCCGAATCGGCTACTCCAACTGGACGGCTGAGCAAATCGCCGACAATGTCGACGCGGTTGTGACTGGCCTGGTTGGCAAATGGGTGCCTCAGAAGTGGCGCAACGTCCGCAGTATCTACATCAAGGGTCCTAGCACTGCCGCCCTGCCCATATGGTTGACGGATGAGCTGtggatggatgagaaggacgTCATTCCCGATGAGGAGGTCGAGGCGAAGAAGACTGAAAAGGCCAACGTCGGCAAGAAGCGCAAGTCGCTTGATGCTGAGGCTGAGACCGAGTCTCCTGcccccaagaagaaggccaagaagcaggaCAAGGTCGCTGCTGAGAGCAACGACGACAAGCTGGACAAGCAGATTGCGGACCGCAAggccaagttgaagaagcaaaaggctgctgccaagaaggccatggATGACTGAACATGAATGTGGGACCTAAAATTGCTCAGGTATTGATTTATGGGTGTGATGGACTTGCTGCATGCGACGTGTTGCACTGGCGTTGAGGTGTTGAAAATGTGCTTGTGATGCATCAGATAGaaatgtcaatgccatttaCGTTCACTAATTTGCTGATGTGTGCAACAGGGTGAATGGAAATTGACTACATTCTGTTGTCAAAACGCTTAATTTAACATCGCTGTATTTGCATAACCCAAGTCGATAAATTATCCCATGCCCGCTTAATAAAAGATCCTTCCAAGAAAGTAGCCCAATCCATAATTACAGTTCTTCAGACTCAGAGTCACCAGACCTGGCAGTCTTCTTATACGGCCCCAGGAACTCAGTCAACGTATCGTTGAGGACCTGCTCCGGAATACGCATATGCTCGCCATCAATGGTCCTAAAGCTCAGCGCACCCTTATTATCAAGCGCCTTGAGACCCAGCCAATCCTCCTTGTACAGCTTGCGCTCCTTCAGCGGAGTATACCGCCCATTAGGCTTCACCTGCCCAAACCAAGCCGACTCCTTGGGAATGGAAATGGTATCATTCTCAAACAGGTACATGACAAAGTTGTCCAAGCGCGCCAAATTCTCCTTGTACTTCTCGTTCTTGAGCTCCCTCTCGTTATTGATGTCTGCGAGGAAATTCGAACTCTCTAGATACGACTCGTAGTCCTTGTCCTCGACGGGGCGGTAGTACTGCGCCGGCACAAGGCGGTTCTGCACGAAGCCGCTCCACACGTTGAAGCGCAGCAGGGCCATGGCCGTCTTGCAGATGTAGTCTATGGACCCGCACTCCTTGAACTCGGTGATGCCATTGtgctggctgccaaaggTGATGAGGTTTCGGACGGGCGGGAAGTTGCACCGCTCGATGAAGCCGCGGAGGAACTGGCCGCCCTGGGAGAAGCCGA
It contains:
- a CDS encoding electron transfer flavoprotein alpha-subunit (similar to Metarhizium acridum CQMa 102 XP_007806582.1), yielding MAPSKEVAVVGSNALTSIDPDQTLKASKALLAHIKKAAKETSEESTKRNLLEDDDDEETPVWLTLTTKRHIADKARLQPGKIPVPHSLNTDENSTICAITADPQRAYKNIIGSDEFPAELSKRITRVIDFGKLKAKYGQYDAQRKLFSEHDIFLADDRIINRLPKVLGKTFYKTTAKRPIPVVFSAKRPKVDGKRAKRDKTNQDDVNAGTAAEIAKEIEKALSSALVSLSPTTNTAVRIGYSNWTAEQIADNVDAVVTGLVGKWVPQKWRNVRSIYIKGPSTAALPIWLTDELWMDEKDVIPDEEVEAKKTEKANVGKKRKSLDAEAETESPAPKKKAKKQDKVAAESNDDKLDKQIADRKAKLKKQKAAAKKAMDD
- a CDS encoding palmitoyl-protein thioesterase precursor (similar to Metarhizium acridum CQMa 102 XP_007806581.1); the encoded protein is MRTSHLLTTTAVLGTSISATAPLHSTNPKNIHAWEDDSDNPLPLVIWHGLGDAANSEGLTEISQLADTIAPGIYVHIINPTGEGSDDRSATFLGNVTEQVQAVCDQLASNPILSTAPAIDAIGFSQGGQFLRGFIERCNFPPVRNLITFGSQHNGITEFKECGSIDYICKTAMALLRFNVWSGFVQNRLVPAQYYRPVEDKDYESYLESSNFLADINNERELKNEKYKENLARLDNFVMYLFENDTISIPKESAWFGQVKPNGRYTPLKERKLYKEDWLGLKALDNKGALSFRTIDGEHMRIPEQVLNDTLTEFLGPYKKTARSGDSESEEL